The following is a genomic window from Ahaetulla prasina isolate Xishuangbanna chromosome 9, ASM2864084v1, whole genome shotgun sequence.
gttgaaacagtttatgtccaggatgcgagtgatctgcaaatattttcacggccctcttcttgattcgtgcagtatacaggtcctcaatggaaggcaggttggtagcaattattttttctgcagttctaattatcctctgaagtctgtgtttttcttgttgggttgcagaaccaaaccagacagttatagaggtgcaaatgacagactcaataattcctctgtagaattggatcagcagctaggAGGATAAATGTGATGCATAAGACTCCTTGCAGGCAGGCTGGCATTATTGTTCCTGGCAGCAGCTGTAGAGCCATGCAACGAACAGGAACTCCCTTTCTCCGTGCTTTGCTACACACCTATGGACACACAGAGGCATCACTCTCATAGCTAAAGTAAAGTCAAAATGCTCCATAGAAACATGTTTTACCCTCCTGCCTGAGTGGCATATTCTTGATACCTTATTCTGGCCTCGCTTGTTTATTCTTCATGAATCACCTATTGGGGTCCTGTGCTCAAACAGCTGCTCCATTGGGCAGCCCTCCGGTTTGTGAGGGCGTTCCCTGGCAGCTGGCCCAGAAAGAGGATTCTGTTGGGGTATGAAGCACCCCAGAGCCAAAGCAGGCCCACCCTGCATTAGGAACGGTGAGACTCACGGAGCAGATTCATAGATGGCCAGCAAAAGGAGGGCATGTCCtcctttgtcccaaaggtgctttttcaaggggcaactggactttttggcttttctttgaagatgattcgcttctcatccaagaaggttcgtCAAGAGCTgaagagggttagggttagggtaaaaCAGATTATTAAAGAGAGCCAACCTAGAATTggggagaaattttttgacagggagaacaattaatcagtggaacagtttgcctccggaagttgtaggtgctccattagTGGAGTttttccagaagagactggacagctatttgtctgcaatggtacaGGATCTTCTACTCAAgaagtgggttggattagaagacctccaaggtccccccttccaatcctattattctgtGTCCTGCAACAGGCTGAGCCTCACATTTGTCCAGCTTGGTGAGCACTTAACCAGCTTATTTCTTTCAGAATAGCTTTTCCCCTGAGATACTGGTTTTTCCTAACAAGCTCTGCTCTCGCTCTCTCCTCACAataattttattagaattttaaaataaaatataaataattaaaataagaaaaatacagaaagtaagaagattaaaaaagatataaaattatGACGCCCTTCTTTCTATCAAGTAATCGATGCCTTATTTTTCCCGCCTTCCTCTTTGACTCTTTTATAATCCCCATATCCACTCTGTGACATTTTCCAAACATTgggatttctttttcaaaattgtatcCTAGTTCTGCAGTTTATATTCTTGACTGCAAGTGTATGTTGTTTCAAGATGGCAGTGCCCAGGGAGGACACTTATGGGGACATGCAATGCGTGGCAACTAAGCCCAGAGTTCACGCTCAGGGGTTCTGCCGAAAGGAAGCCAATGTTGTCCTTTTCCATTTGCAAGATTTCTAGGAAGGAGGGGCAAAGCCATGGCTATTACAGCACTATCATCAGAGACCAAGTTGAGGTGAAGGAGGAGCTGGGAATAAGGAAAAGGCCCCAGGTTGTGGAAAATTGCCTTACGGTTTTCAGCAGCGTCCGGTTGTCTCGGAGGGATCCCACCATGCCAATAAAAGAAACGGCAAAGATTGTCAGGCCCAGGAGGATGAGAATGACAGCTGGGGCAAGGAAGAGCCCTTCCAGGGTCCGGTGCTTCTGTCTTTCCACTTCAGCATAAATGCCCACACAGAAGATGACAAGGCCGACCATCTGCAGAGGAGTGGAAGGAAAAGCAACTTAGACCCTCCCTGCCAAGTCCCATCTCTAAGCCAAGTGAGGACTCTCTGGGCCTTCCACTTGGCCCCCGTCCAGCCAGCAAACACAGCTGGTGGGGAGATGGCAAGGAAGAATCTGTAGAGGTGACCTGTCAACATTTCTTGACAccggaaaaaaaatcttccaatatGAAAACAGGAGCGACAATAATATTTCACAAGTTAAAATCAATGCATGAATGTCAGACCAAAGGGCTATAGATCTGCATGTATTAGATCTTCCATAATTTATCATGATGAACTATAGATAGCCGTTTGCTGTTTTCATTATTAAAATATCTTATAAAGTCATTCCATACAGTAAAAGcacttttcttccttattttttcaCTTGGTTtcaatttacatatttattttttccaataggGCAATAGACTGCACGGTATCAAATGAATTTTTCTTGGATGTTTCCAATATTTTACTAATCTAGAAGCTATTCGTTAAAAATCTAACACAGGTATTGTTTCTTAAACTTATATTCTTACCGGAAAATAATGACCAAAGGCCTAATGTATCTTTTTCTATGCTTTCGTTATGGTGCAATTTTCTGAAACACCCTACCCTCAAATGGCTACCTTTGAGCAAGATCACACATAAAGGCAAAATAGTTCTGGCAACCCCTTTAGCATCAAAATGTGTTTGCTTTAactataaattaatttttttctgggCTATGCTGCTAATATTGGAAAATCTTTCAGCATGGTTTCTGCAAATTTGTGAAGAACTTAGAAACATGTTTCATTCATCTATACATTTGTGAAAAAATccaccaaaggagctttttcaagagacaaccacgggacaaccatgacctgggtgactgagaatcttcaaggTGGCTGTGCCTATCAAGGAGTGAGCAGGAAATGCCTTGGTAAACAAATCACCCACCCACCGCCTTCTAATACACAGCAGCAAGGCCGCCATAGCTATCCATTCTTCACACAACAGATCAcaggaaaagacagcagtttaatTCCGCTTTAAAGGTCAGTTATTTCAAACCAAGTAGCAGCAAATGCCTTATTAAAAACAGCACCAGAGATCCTGTAAATGCCACCCGTCTCTCTCAAGCTTTGCTCAGAAAAaagcagccaggggtggcattctcTCAGCCCCCCCACAGGCCCAGGTgctgctgctgccaccagtaTATTAGTAgtaacagtcctcctcctcctcgcagcTTTCAACCACATATGCTATAAGACATTCAAATAGAATAATAATCACACCACTCAGAAGATGAGCAACAGCTAACAAACATCACAGTAAGGATAGCAGAAAGGTTGATTCTTATTGTGATAGTGATACCTATTAATCTCTTTGCATTTGtaggcttttgaactgctaggtgggcaggagctgggcaaGTAAGGGGGCTCATCAACATTGTACTTGTTGGGTCTCCAACCAAGactgtcagctctccagctgacaatctcagcatctttaagcactgagccattgtgcccccTATTGTAGATGTCTACAATAACTAACAATTGGTATGGACCAGAAGAAAAGCTGAAAGAAACCCAGCAGTGGCTTTCATTTTTTCTATCATTTGTGCCTTCAGCTGCCGAGTTCTTAGCGGACCCTTTCTGAAAAGTGTGGGGAAGAAGGGCACTTGCTCTGGGCAGACAGAAGACCAGAAACAACACTGGAAAGGAAGAGGTGACAACCCTAGAAGACAACTAGCAATCTGTCctctagaagagaatatttgtagctcaggattgaactgtcccTAGGCACTAATAGGGCTACctagttggctaatgaaacatctgcaaggaaaaaaaacaagctcagaggACACAAAAGACCCCACAATTTCTCCTGTATTTCTATTAGCACCCCAATATGCTAATAGAAAAtgcatgatttatttattgaaaatgcATGATACGGGTTCCATTAACAGAGAGAAATTAACTGGCAAAGAATCCAACGTGTGCCAGTGCacattttccatttattttcttcctaGAACCCAGCAAATGTGCAAAGGGAGAGAGCAGCCGATGGTCTTTCTACAAGTATTTCCATGTGCTCTTTGCTCTTCTCAgaactttaacagattaacagaggtgGATGGGACCTTGtacgtcatctagtccaacccacccacccccgcccaagcaggagaccctacaccatttctgacagatggcaatccagtctcttcttgaaagcttccagtgatggagctcccaaaaCTTTCTAAATGCAAACATCTTTATTCTTATTGCCATAAAAAATAACTATAGTACATGGGTAATCATAAATGGCACTAAGCCATGGTATTTTTAGTCATGGTTTATTAAAACCATAACTGGCAAAGTTCATGCTTGCACTAAGCCTGAACTCCAGTTTGAACAAATTACAATTGCTTACAAGTTTCCTTGTCATTAAACAAGCCATCACTTTCATAATTATGATGATGGTGAATAaatcatataaaaacatcaagacTTCTACATAGTGAACTTGTGTTAAATTAAAAAACAGAGGAGAAACAAAAGCCTCAATTCAATATAAAATTCTTCAACAAAGCAGAACAGAGATGACAGCAAAACAGAAGATGCAGGCTGGACCTACAAAATGCCGTAGCATCCAAAACCGGTTCAACATTTCCACAAAAATCCCCAGGCCAAAGCCCTGAGACCCAAGCAATTAACGAGAGCCCCCGAGTGTCCTCTCCAAGCAGATAAAATTGAGGATCTTCAAGGATCTAAGCGTCCTGGCTGAACACTGCTTAAGTTTGCTCCAGCAATGTGCCTATCAGCAGGTGTGCAGAgcatacttttttattatttgcaacaAGATTTTCTTTCAGATTTCCAAAAGAATTGAGGAACAAAGAGGCTAcggatagtcctcatttagcaaccacaaccaGGATTAGCAATTCGGTCATTCAGGCAAGAAATGGACTTACTCCAtactttgctttacagatctgcCATAGTTACTGAGTACAAGGATTGGTCATAAACTTACTTTTTTATCACCATCCTAAttgcaaacagttgctaaatgagggctAACTGTGTTGCCAGAGAAAGAAAAGATCCTGTTttcccaaatctaaaatttagcctCTGCCCAGCTTCCTGGGAACACCCACAAACTGGGATTGATTGTGTCAAGATAAAAtctgattttctttaaaaatgtttcatttctcatcccagAAAAAATTTCAGGTCTTCAGCAGAAGaaaatgttcaaagaaaaaaaccaagaaagactttggaaaaagcacctttgggacaaacgtgACCCAGATCATTGAGGACCTCCGTAACACTGAGCcactgtgatcttctgacaatcaGGAAGATCTGGCAAATAACAAAAAACATTCaccaaaaatcaaaattaaacatGGTTCTATTTACTACAATTGTCGTGGAAAGGGGTGCCCCCCCCCTTTACCAGTCCAGAACCAAAGAAGAGATGAAACAGGCCTGATTTCTATTCTTCTTCCATTGTCTAGGTCAAACTTTAAACCACCAGAATGAAGCTGCCTTCCTGCCTTTGTCTTTGgccaaaaataagtcattattGGTACATGTTTGTGGTAGAAGCAGGCTGGCAGAGCTCTGTATCTCTCCACATTCACACAGTGCCAAGAGCCCCACTTTTTATATATTTGACATGATTACTTCCACATGATTGGATGCAGGATGGGGAAGAGGTTTGCCACATGCTAACCAGAACGGGAGGCCAGTGCTTAGCATTTAGGCTCAGGCCCCATGGAACCAGAGATGGGGACAgagcctccccactcctggggttcCAGAAGGTTCTTAAAGTCAAATGGTTTTGACTAGGGTTAATGTAGTAATCTATTTCAATGTGTGTTGCTTTTAAGATAATTTTAGTCTGGGCTGTTAGCAtagttttatgttttgtttttatgggGTGCTGTCCAGAGTACATTGCAGCTGAGGGCTATAAcaaatttgaatgaatgaatgaatgaatgaatgaacacacTAACGTATACAGAATCTGTTCCCAGACTTGTCCCACTTGAAGCCCATCAGATAGGTTGGAGCTGGGCAAGCTTTTTCCAGCTGTGTTTCCTGAGAACATGATGTGGCTCCATGAGAAACTATGAGCAAAAAAGTAAATGTTTACTGAACCACAGCCAATGTCCTCTCTCTACAGCTTTGCCCCTTGTTTAGAGGTCTGGGATCTTCAGAAAAAACCCTTCCAGAGAAAGCTTGGAAACCTCTGGACAAGAGTCACATCTGGGAGGACACATGGCTCTTTGAGGCTGGTAGCTGTTGCTAGAGGGGTGCCCAGGTAGATAGATGGTCACAATCAGTTGTCTCCAGTTGAGAAAAGAACCAATTCCCCAGAGTAATTTTCTTGGCCGCGACATACAAAGGGCTTAACTTGCATTCCTGGTTAGCGCTTGAGAGGAGACCAACCAGCTCGGAGTTTGCAGAAACGGAAAAAAACATCCGGGAAGAATCCAAGCGGAGCCCTTTCTGCGCAGCGGCTGAGAAAATTGTTGCTCAGGCTCCGTCCGGCAACCGAGCAGCGGCCAAATTGCCGAAAGAAACGAAGGGCCGACTCTCCGagaggcggggcggggcgggacgGCTCCGATGGCGGGAAGCTCGGACAGTCCGCCCGACAGGCCCCGCCGACAGCCGCGCACCGCCGGCCTCGCTCCACCGGCATAGGCGCGGCGCGAAGCCCGGGAAAGGTGCAGGCGGCGGCCGGCAACGCGGAGGCGGCTGGCCAAAGGAGCCGGCGAGCGCGCGGCCAGGGCGAGGCGGGCAGAGAGGCTGAGCCGGGCTCCGCTTGCCGCCCGCCCGGCGCGTCTGGAGGGGTGGCCTACCGAGAAGAGGGTGGAGGACGCCGAGAGAGAGAACTTGACGCAGTAGTAGTAGGGCAGCGAGTCCCGCCAGGCCGGCCCCGAGCCGCCCATCGCTCCGCAGGGCCGCCGAGACGCCGCTCCGCCGTCGCCGCTGCCAGGAAGGCCAGCCGGGcacctgcgctgggaggcggcggcgtcAGCTGTGGCCGCTGGGCGCGGCGCTTTCTCTTTCTCCGGGGGTTTCGTCCACTTCCGTTCGGAAAGCGAAGGCGAGGAAAGGGGCGGCGAGCCCCAGGCCCGGTCGCTAAGTAGCGGCGGCTGCCTTTCGGCCCGGAGAGGCTGCGCGGGGAAGAGAGCGACCCGCACAAAGCCCCGGGGGGCGCTCGGCTCAGCCTGCTTCCCCGTCTCTGGGGCGGCCGCCCACCGTCCCTCCGTGCAAGCGCTCCGGGTCCCGTGGAAGCCAAGGCAGAGGCTCCGGCGCCAAAGCCCCCAAACCCTGGCCAGGGGCCTTTTCAAACGGAGGAGCAAGGAAGGATCCCGAAACAGCCTCCGGCCAGGCTTGGCTCTTGAAAGAGGGACCGTCTGCCCAAAGACAGGGCCAGGCTTCGCGGGTAAAGTGCCGGAGCCAGGCAAAATTTGGGCCGTGGAAGGCGCAATGGGCCGCCGAGGCTTTGGTTGCATCTCCCCACTTTGGTCAGGAACTCCGTCTCGAGTCCGGTTGCCCCAACCTTGGTTATAATTCGTTCCACTTTAAGAGCTTTTCCCACCATATTCCTCTGGAATATGGaatacaatacacgagcaaataatagatacaaactcaaggtaaaccgctcaaaacttgattgcagaaaataggacttcagtaacagagtggtcaaggcctggaatgcactacctgactctgtggtctcatccccaaacccccaaattttAAGCTTAAATCGTCTGTTGATCtcacccgttcctaagaggtctgtaaggggcgtgcataagtgcacctgcgtgccaaTTCCGTTttgcttactcttttcatgtatccaaattatgtttatgcttTTACCTGTtacatatgattgacaaaaataaataaaataaaccttctTGCCATTTAGGACTTTATTTTGTGTTCTACAGTGAGAGATCATCCAGGAGCTGTCACCACTCTTCCCAAAGCTCAGCAGGGGGTCACCGGTTTATGGGGCTTGGTTTCAAATCTCCAGATAATTCTGGACTGAACCTCTCACCTCTTGTCCCCCCTTTACTAAATCTTTCCTAAAAGACGGCATTTAAATCTGGACACAGGACAAGCAGCAGGAGTTTGGCCAGGGGAGAACGGAATTGAACTTTTTTTCCTGGGATTGAAACTGcttgcagaatccaatctgggtcagtcaccgggaccagaggtgtggtttggactcgtgctggagcccatcctctggggaacttctctctacccgAATGTGTATAGTGAGCTATTCAATGTGTCCTCTTTATGTGATACCTGGTTGGGTGTGGCTTCTTAAGTACCGGTACCTGATAAGCTGGtgataaatcagcactcctgttgactgataaAGGGCCCGTTTCCCAAGCTTCAATCTTTTCCCTGGCTGTCTTTGTACCTGCttggccaacaatcttagtagttgTGAAATTAAATGTATGTTCATcgcaatgtgaggctaccaatgagttcaggTCTCCTAGTCTGACCActcacttgtgttcttgcaatctggtgatTATCTTCCTCCCTGTTTGTCCTACACAGTCACAagggcaatccatgcaggggatcCAGTAGATTATATTAgaagcactacatcctacaacatcttgagtctccaaagacctatgcaagggtcctttttgtagactttagttcagcattcaataccatcattccagacattctcctaactaagctaaaccagctacaggtaccggaacagacttgtaagtggatcacaagcttcctaacaaacaggaagcagcaggtgaagctaagcaagatcacatcaaatacctgtacaattagcacaggggccccccaaggctgtgtgctctccccacttctcttctctctgtataccaatgactgcatctccaatgatccatcagttaagctactgaagttcgcagatgacacaacagtgattggtctcattcgagacaatgacgaatccgcatatagacgagaggtcaaacgactagccttgtggtgcaaccaaaacaatctggaactgaacacactcaaaaccgtagaaatggtggtagactttaggaaaaa
Proteins encoded in this region:
- the LOC131204057 gene encoding tetraspanin-15-like isoform X1, yielding MQPKPRRPIAPSTAQILPGSGTLPAKPGPVFGQTVPLSRAKPGRRLFRDPSLLLRLKRPLARVWGLWRRSLCLGFHGTRSACTEGRWAAAPETGKQAEPSAPRGFVRVALFPAQPLRAERQPPLLSDRAWGSPPLSSPSLSERKWTKPPEKEKAPRPAATADAAASQRRCPAGLPGSGDGGAASRRPCGAMGGSGPAWRDSLPYYYCVKFSLSASSTLFSMVGLVIFCVGIYAEVERQKHRTLEGLFLAPAVILILLGLTIFAVSFIGMVGSLRDNRTLLKTFFWVLLAIFIIELLLLLVEIIFEKQMNAVFHSSIQDGIRHYYDDLDFKNILDYVQQKFSCCGGDEFSDWHVNPYHSCNGSGPLACGVPYTCCIRKAPGEVINTLCGYRTLNQERLELVNTIHVRGCIHAVSFWFKDNFEATLAIVCSLLLPQVFGLVMAWLHWQKLNEIHSQMDTVDFKQLDWSDFNFATLDLTGAGWCWCLPREGGYIPVCDKDDESEVEAATSHSKV
- the LOC131204057 gene encoding tetraspanin-15-like isoform X2, with product MQPKPRRPIAPSTAQILPGSGTLPAKPGPVFGQTVPLSRAKPGRRLFRDPSLLLRLKRPLARVWGLWRRSLCLGFHGTRSACTEGRWAAAPETGKQAEPSAPRGFVRVALFPAQPLRAERQPPLLSDRAWGSPPLSSPSLSERKWTKPPEKEKAPRPAATADAAASQRRCPAGLPGSGDGGAASRRPCGAMGGSGPAWRDSLPYYYCVKFSLSASSTLFSMVGLVIFCVGIYAEVERQKHRTLEGLFLAPAVILILLGLTIFAVSFIGMVGSLRDNRTLLKTMNAVFHSSIQDGIRHYYDDLDFKNILDYVQQKFSCCGGDEFSDWHVNPYHSCNGSGPLACGVPYTCCIRKAPGEVINTLCGYRTLNQERLELVNTIHVRGCIHAVSFWFKDNFEATLAIVCSLLLPQVFGLVMAWLHWQKLNEIHSQMDTVDFKQLDWSDFNFATLDLTGAGWCWCLPREGGYIPVCDKDDESEVEAATSHSKV